In a genomic window of Candidatus Eisenbacteria bacterium:
- a CDS encoding low molecular weight protein arginine phosphatase: protein MSRSESLFRVLLVCTGNTCRSPMAAGLLRRELGADTERVEVESAGTAAWEGQPATEPSIKIASDNGVDLTSHRSRRLTPALVREADLILVMERAHLAAVHTLGGDPKKVHLLSDYPPPGEPAWPVSDPFGASIEAYEECWRRIQRHLQRVVPSIQEALRTRSA from the coding sequence GTGTCGCGCTCCGAATCCCTCTTCCGCGTTCTCCTGGTGTGCACCGGGAATACCTGCCGCAGTCCCATGGCGGCCGGTCTGCTGCGCCGTGAGCTGGGTGCGGACACCGAGCGAGTGGAAGTGGAGTCGGCGGGAACGGCGGCCTGGGAGGGACAGCCGGCCACCGAGCCCAGCATCAAGATCGCAAGCGACAACGGAGTGGATCTCACGAGCCATCGATCGCGACGCCTGACTCCGGCTCTCGTCCGTGAAGCCGACCTCATCCTGGTCATGGAGCGGGCCCACCTGGCCGCGGTTCACACGCTGGGCGGCGATCCCAAGAAGGTGCACCTGTTGAGCGACTACCCACCGCCGGGGGAGCCCGCCTGGCCGGTGTCGGATCCCTTCGGGGCCTCGATCGAGGCGTACGAAGAGTGCTGGCGCCGGATCCAGCGTCACCTCCAGCGGGTCGTTCCTTCGATTCAGGAGGCATTGCGGACCCGGTCCGCCTGA
- a CDS encoding RNA polymerase sigma factor, which produces MSDEAADRARETVDAVYRTESRRILATLIRLLGDFDLAEEALHDAFTAAVVQWARDGVPTKPRAWLVSTGRFKAIDSMRRRARFDASWGEIAERLESTPPDPASLDDECAFDDRLRLIFLCCHPALPPDAQVALTLREVCGLTTEEIAHAFFTRPPTIAQRIVRAKSKIRDAGISYQIPPRNELAERLDMVLHVVYLVFNEGYHATSGGSLTRHDLSSEAIRLGRLLVELLPEPECAGLLALMLLHESRRATRTTEDGRIVLLDEQDRSRWNSAMIAEGLDLVRRALQSRRFGPYALQAAIAAVHAEAPTAAATDWPQIVGLYDVLSRAAPSPVVELNQAAAIAMRDGPLAGLELMDAILARGDLKDYPFAHSARAELLRQLGRNHEARVAYTRALELARQEPERRFLEERRRDLSVS; this is translated from the coding sequence ATGAGCGATGAGGCGGCCGATCGGGCGCGGGAGACGGTCGACGCCGTCTATCGCACCGAGTCGCGCCGCATCCTCGCCACGCTGATCCGCCTGCTCGGCGATTTCGATCTGGCGGAGGAGGCGCTGCACGACGCCTTCACCGCGGCGGTCGTCCAGTGGGCGCGCGACGGCGTGCCCACCAAGCCCCGCGCGTGGCTGGTCTCCACGGGCCGGTTCAAAGCAATTGACTCCATGCGGCGCCGCGCGCGGTTCGATGCGTCATGGGGGGAGATCGCCGAGCGCCTGGAGTCCACTCCGCCCGATCCGGCGAGCCTCGACGATGAGTGCGCCTTCGACGATCGCTTGCGGCTGATCTTCCTTTGCTGTCACCCGGCGCTGCCGCCGGACGCCCAGGTGGCCCTGACGCTGCGCGAGGTCTGCGGACTCACCACCGAGGAGATCGCGCACGCGTTCTTCACGCGGCCCCCGACGATCGCTCAGCGCATCGTGCGCGCGAAATCGAAGATTCGCGACGCCGGCATCTCTTATCAGATTCCGCCGCGGAACGAGCTGGCCGAGCGCCTCGACATGGTGCTGCATGTGGTCTACCTGGTCTTCAACGAGGGCTACCACGCGACGTCGGGCGGGTCCCTGACTCGCCATGATCTGTCGAGCGAGGCGATCCGGCTGGGTCGCCTGCTGGTCGAGCTGCTTCCCGAGCCGGAGTGCGCGGGACTGCTGGCGCTCATGCTGCTCCACGAGTCGCGTCGCGCCACGCGCACGACCGAGGACGGCAGGATCGTGCTGCTCGACGAGCAGGATCGCTCTCGGTGGAACTCGGCGATGATCGCCGAAGGCCTCGACCTCGTACGCCGCGCGCTCCAGTCCAGGCGGTTCGGGCCGTACGCACTGCAGGCCGCGATCGCCGCGGTTCATGCCGAGGCGCCCACCGCGGCAGCCACGGATTGGCCGCAGATCGTCGGGCTCTACGACGTCCTGTCGCGGGCGGCGCCTTCCCCGGTCGTCGAGCTCAACCAAGCCGCAGCGATCGCGATGCGGGATGGGCCACTGGCCGGACTGGAGCTCATGGACGCGATCCTGGCGCGCGGGGATCTGAAGGATTATCCGTTCGCGCACTCGGCACGCGCCGAGCTGCTACGCCAGTTGGGGAGAAATCATGAAGCGAGAGTCGCGTACACGCGCGCGCTCGAGCTGGCACGACAGGAGCCCGAGAGACGGTTTCTGGAGGAGCGACGACGTGACCTCTCGGTCTCATGA
- the glyA gene encoding serine hydroxymethyltransferase, with the protein MSELRDQDPVIAEAIAAERRRQMQTLELIASENFASAAVLEAMGSVMNNKYAEGLPGKRYYGGCEFVDVAENLALERVGRLFGAGHANVQAHSGASANLAAYLAVAAPGDTLLGMSLAHGGHLTHGHSVSFSGRLFKAVQYGVRPEDGRIDYEQMEALAREHRPRLIVAGASAYPRVIDFERFGRIAREVGATLVVDMAHIAGLVAAGLHPSPVPHADLVTSTTHKTLRGPRGGFVLSRQELGEKLDKTVFPMLQGGPLMHIIAAKAVCFGEALTEGFKSYQARVIQNAATLASGLTARGFDLVSGGTDNHLLLVDLRRRSLTGKIAEEALHRASITVNKNAVPDDPQKPWVTSGIRIGTPALTTRGFGVEEMRMIADWIARVLERPEDEAHGEAVGREVRELAAAFPLFAWEPVLR; encoded by the coding sequence GTGTCGGAACTGAGGGATCAGGATCCCGTCATCGCCGAAGCGATCGCCGCGGAGCGCCGGCGTCAGATGCAGACGCTCGAGCTGATCGCCTCCGAGAACTTCGCCAGCGCGGCGGTGCTCGAGGCGATGGGCTCGGTGATGAACAACAAGTACGCCGAAGGCCTCCCGGGGAAGCGCTATTACGGCGGCTGCGAATTCGTCGACGTGGCCGAGAACCTGGCGCTCGAGCGCGTCGGCCGGCTGTTCGGTGCGGGGCACGCCAACGTGCAGGCTCACTCGGGCGCGTCCGCCAACCTTGCCGCGTACCTTGCGGTGGCCGCGCCGGGCGACACGCTGCTGGGCATGAGCCTGGCGCACGGCGGGCACCTCACCCACGGGCATTCGGTGTCGTTCTCCGGACGGCTGTTCAAGGCCGTTCAGTACGGCGTCCGTCCCGAGGACGGGCGCATCGACTACGAGCAGATGGAAGCGCTGGCGCGCGAGCATCGGCCGCGGCTCATCGTCGCCGGGGCGAGCGCGTATCCTCGGGTCATCGATTTCGAGCGCTTCGGCCGCATCGCCCGCGAAGTCGGCGCCACGCTGGTCGTCGACATGGCCCACATCGCCGGCCTGGTGGCCGCCGGGCTCCACCCGAGCCCCGTGCCGCACGCGGACCTGGTGACCAGCACCACGCACAAGACCCTGCGCGGTCCCCGCGGCGGGTTCGTGCTGTCGCGCCAGGAGCTCGGCGAGAAGCTCGACAAGACAGTGTTCCCGATGCTGCAGGGCGGACCGCTCATGCACATCATCGCCGCCAAGGCGGTGTGCTTCGGCGAGGCGCTGACCGAGGGGTTCAAGAGCTACCAGGCGCGCGTGATCCAGAATGCGGCGACTCTGGCCTCGGGGCTCACGGCGCGCGGCTTCGACCTGGTGTCGGGCGGCACCGACAATCATCTGCTGCTCGTGGATCTGCGCCGCCGCTCGCTGACCGGCAAGATCGCCGAGGAGGCGCTCCATCGCGCCTCGATCACCGTCAACAAGAACGCCGTGCCCGACGATCCGCAGAAGCCGTGGGTGACGAGCGGCATCCGGATCGGCACCCCGGCGCTCACCACGCGCGGCTTCGGGGTGGAGGAGATGCGGATGATCGCCGATTGGATCGCCCGGGTCCTGGAGCGGCCCGAGGACGAGGCCCACGGCGAGGCGGTCGGCCGCGAGGTGCGCGAGCTGGCCGCGGCATTCCCGCTCTTCGCCTGGGAGCCGGTGCTCCGCTAG
- a CDS encoding ribose-5-phosphate isomerase codes for MRVAIGSDHAGFALKERLEQELIRAGHEVEDLGTHAAEPPVDYPDFCIPVAERVASGRAERGIVLGGSGIGEAIVANKVNGVRAALVYSDETARLTRQHNDSNVLALGGRLANPDDAARWLEIWLQTPFEGGRHVARIQKISAYEHRLIRS; via the coding sequence GTGCGCGTCGCGATCGGAAGCGATCACGCCGGCTTCGCGCTGAAAGAGCGTCTCGAGCAGGAGCTGATCCGCGCGGGTCACGAGGTCGAAGATCTCGGCACCCATGCCGCCGAGCCCCCGGTGGACTATCCCGACTTCTGCATTCCGGTCGCCGAGCGGGTCGCCTCCGGTCGCGCGGAGCGTGGCATCGTGCTCGGCGGAAGCGGAATCGGCGAAGCGATCGTGGCCAACAAGGTGAATGGCGTGCGCGCGGCGCTCGTGTACAGCGACGAGACCGCGCGTCTCACGCGGCAGCACAACGACTCCAACGTGCTCGCGCTCGGGGGACGGCTGGCGAATCCCGACGACGCGGCGCGCTGGCTCGAGATCTGGCTCCAAACCCCCTTCGAAGGCGGCCGTCACGTCGCGCGGATCCAGAAGATCAGCGCCTACGAGCACCGCCTGATCAGGAGCTGA
- a CDS encoding branched-chain amino acid transaminase: MAITKVEKIWMNGKWVAWEDATIHVLAHVAHYASSVFEGIRCYKTKRGPAIFRLDEHLDRLMGSAKIYRMELPFTREQIRNACLEVVAVNDLGDCYLRPLIYRGYENLGVNPFGSPVEVAVAAFPWGKYLGEEALSKGVAVKVSSWWRFAPNTLPALAKASANYMNSQLMKMEALVDGYAEAIALDVRGFVSEGSGQNVFAVLKGDLVTPPITSSILAGITRASVIQLAADLGYTVREQVIPREQLYLMDEMFFCGTAVEINPITSVDRIPIGTGEPGPITKALQTAFFGIVRGETPDRHQWLTPVPQPAASRTR, translated from the coding sequence ATGGCCATCACCAAGGTCGAGAAGATCTGGATGAACGGGAAGTGGGTGGCTTGGGAAGACGCCACCATCCACGTTCTCGCCCATGTCGCGCACTATGCCTCGAGCGTTTTCGAAGGGATCCGCTGCTACAAGACCAAACGCGGACCCGCGATCTTCCGGCTCGACGAGCATCTCGACCGGCTGATGGGCTCCGCCAAGATCTACCGCATGGAGCTGCCGTTCACGCGCGAGCAGATCCGCAACGCCTGCCTGGAGGTCGTCGCGGTCAACGACCTCGGCGACTGTTACCTGCGTCCGCTGATCTACCGCGGCTACGAGAACCTGGGCGTCAACCCCTTCGGCTCTCCGGTCGAGGTCGCGGTCGCCGCCTTCCCGTGGGGCAAGTATCTCGGCGAGGAGGCGCTCAGCAAGGGCGTGGCGGTCAAGGTCAGCTCCTGGTGGCGCTTCGCGCCCAACACGCTTCCGGCGCTGGCCAAGGCCTCGGCCAACTACATGAACTCGCAGCTCATGAAGATGGAGGCGCTGGTCGACGGATACGCCGAGGCCATCGCGCTCGACGTGCGAGGCTTCGTGAGCGAAGGCAGCGGCCAGAACGTCTTCGCGGTGCTGAAGGGCGATCTGGTCACGCCGCCGATCACCAGCTCCATCCTCGCCGGCATCACCCGCGCCAGCGTCATCCAGCTCGCCGCGGACCTGGGCTACACGGTCCGCGAGCAGGTGATCCCGCGCGAGCAGCTCTACCTGATGGACGAGATGTTCTTCTGCGGCACCGCCGTCGAGATCAATCCGATCACCTCGGTGGACCGGATTCCGATCGGCACCGGAGAGCCGGGGCCGATCACCAAGGCGCTGCAGACCGCGTTCTTCGGAATCGTGCGCGGCGAGACGCCCGACCGCCATCAGTGGCTGACGCCGGTGCCTCAGCCGGCGGCCTCGCGGACACGCTGA
- the purE gene encoding 5-(carboxyamino)imidazole ribonucleotide mutase — protein sequence MSVASRKQASKVRVGIVMGSESDRPVMEEASRVLDDFGIGNEIAVRSAHRTPEAAAEYARTARARGLEVIIAGAGGAAHLAGAMAANSKLPVLGVPLASSPLSGFDALLATVQMPPGVPVGTLGVGSWGARNAAHLAVRILAVSDPALARRLESPKPAARKR from the coding sequence ATGAGCGTGGCTTCGAGGAAGCAGGCTTCAAAAGTTCGGGTCGGCATCGTGATGGGCAGTGAGTCGGACCGGCCGGTGATGGAGGAAGCGTCCCGCGTCCTCGACGATTTCGGCATCGGCAACGAGATCGCCGTGCGCTCCGCGCACCGCACGCCCGAAGCCGCGGCCGAATACGCGCGCACCGCGAGGGCGCGCGGCCTCGAGGTGATCATTGCCGGGGCGGGAGGGGCCGCGCACCTGGCCGGCGCCATGGCCGCCAACTCGAAGCTGCCGGTGCTGGGCGTGCCGCTCGCGAGCTCGCCGCTCTCGGGGTTCGATGCCTTGCTGGCCACGGTGCAGATGCCGCCCGGAGTTCCGGTCGGGACGCTCGGCGTGGGATCGTGGGGAGCGCGCAACGCGGCGCATCTGGCGGTGCGGATCCTGGCGGTGTCCGATCCGGCGCTGGCCCGCCGCCTCGAATCCCCCAAGCCGGCCGCAAGGAAACGCTGA
- a CDS encoding YciI family protein yields the protein MKYLCLIYSDESQWPKLPQAETEQVLAEYGAFGESIKSSGHWVAGHRLHSTSSATTVRIRNGKLSTTDGPFAETKEQLGGFYMIEAKDLNEAIQIGSRIPGAKYGSIEVRPVWEVPVAVR from the coding sequence ATGAAGTACCTGTGCCTGATCTACTCCGACGAGTCGCAATGGCCCAAGCTGCCTCAGGCAGAGACCGAGCAGGTTCTGGCCGAGTACGGAGCCTTCGGGGAGAGCATCAAGTCGAGCGGCCATTGGGTTGCGGGACATCGACTGCACTCGACCTCCTCGGCGACGACGGTCCGGATCCGCAACGGCAAGCTGTCGACCACCGACGGCCCATTTGCAGAGACCAAGGAGCAGCTCGGCGGCTTCTACATGATCGAAGCCAAGGATCTGAACGAGGCCATCCAGATCGGCTCGCGTATCCCAGGGGCCAAGTACGGCAGCATCGAGGTGCGGCCGGTGTGGGAAGTGCCGGTGGCCGTCCGTTAG
- a CDS encoding sulfatase-like hydrolase/transferase gives MSDALRSSGARHLFGRFVAATFVVFLHFAPEISSYQNVRNRFFRQWSLNDAISLTLDIFVLGTLITLVVQALDRPQWPRVRGVIRALFVLAIVSGIVANIEILHRPHFLSFEILWLLMAGAVGYSLAKPQSRVVRFAYKLSLVFSPLIPIVLIQMFMWSTWGAPHRPLRVSFPTGPSRPVFVFVFDEWSFVRSAPGGEFRSTLPHLRELAERSLFFRNAQSPGDDTYRALPLLLYGDHPLDHLPRVFNKIGKRGREYVTSSRPPQRVESIFSVARSAGYNTALIGFYLPYESMFRDSVDFGRGYSFYPVTSSLWRRMLLDALEALRYETDPISRHLFRILYAKVFTRNWLRLHERMGSGIEDAVDKMPKNTLTFVHYPLPHAPFIWNEDGTFRGVYPIDWHRTSAEMDGALGTEEEYQRQLVYFDKVVGELMDRLRKEGKYDDALIVLTSDHSWRFDPDSKLANGARRWVPLIVKLPGQTRGCVIDTPISNIRYQGFVRHVLRGDADDPEIEAILRQCAESTSGRIDAPPGSGRASGLP, from the coding sequence ATGAGCGACGCGCTCCGAAGCTCGGGAGCGCGCCACCTGTTCGGACGGTTCGTCGCGGCGACGTTCGTCGTCTTCCTGCACTTCGCCCCCGAGATCAGCTCCTATCAGAACGTCCGCAACCGTTTCTTCCGGCAGTGGAGCCTCAACGACGCGATCTCGCTGACGCTCGACATCTTCGTGCTCGGCACGCTCATCACGCTGGTCGTGCAGGCGCTCGACCGCCCGCAGTGGCCACGGGTGCGGGGCGTGATCCGCGCGCTGTTCGTGCTGGCCATCGTGAGCGGGATCGTGGCCAACATCGAGATCCTCCACCGCCCGCACTTCCTCTCGTTCGAGATCCTGTGGCTGCTGATGGCCGGAGCGGTGGGCTACTCCCTCGCCAAGCCCCAGAGCCGGGTGGTGCGCTTCGCATACAAGCTCTCGCTGGTCTTCTCGCCCCTGATCCCGATCGTCCTGATCCAGATGTTCATGTGGAGCACCTGGGGGGCCCCGCACCGCCCGCTGCGGGTGTCGTTTCCCACCGGTCCTTCGCGTCCCGTGTTCGTGTTCGTATTCGACGAGTGGTCGTTCGTTCGCTCCGCACCCGGCGGGGAATTCCGCTCGACGCTTCCGCATCTGCGCGAGCTGGCCGAGCGCTCGTTGTTCTTCCGCAACGCCCAGTCGCCGGGGGACGACACCTATCGGGCCCTGCCGCTCCTGCTCTACGGGGATCACCCGCTCGACCACCTGCCGCGGGTGTTCAACAAGATCGGCAAGCGGGGCCGGGAGTACGTCACCAGCAGCCGCCCGCCGCAGCGCGTGGAGAGCATCTTCTCGGTGGCAAGAAGCGCCGGCTACAACACGGCGCTGATCGGCTTCTATCTTCCCTACGAGAGCATGTTCCGAGACTCCGTGGACTTCGGCCGCGGCTATTCCTTCTACCCCGTGACCTCGAGCCTGTGGAGGCGGATGCTGCTCGACGCGCTCGAAGCCTTGCGCTACGAGACCGATCCCATATCCCGCCACCTCTTCCGCATCCTCTACGCCAAGGTGTTCACTCGGAACTGGCTGCGGCTGCACGAGCGCATGGGCAGCGGCATCGAGGACGCCGTGGACAAGATGCCGAAGAACACGCTCACCTTCGTCCACTACCCCCTGCCGCACGCGCCCTTCATCTGGAACGAGGACGGCACATTCCGCGGCGTCTATCCGATCGACTGGCATCGCACCAGCGCCGAGATGGACGGTGCTCTGGGAACCGAAGAGGAGTATCAGCGGCAGCTCGTTTACTTCGACAAAGTCGTCGGCGAGCTGATGGACCGGCTGAGGAAGGAAGGAAAGTACGACGACGCGCTGATCGTGCTCACGTCGGATCACTCGTGGCGCTTCGATCCGGATTCCAAGCTCGCCAACGGGGCGCGTCGCTGGGTGCCGCTGATCGTCAAGCTACCGGGCCAGACTCGAGGGTGCGTGATCGACACCCCCATCTCGAATATCCGGTATCAGGGTTTCGTGCGTCACGTGCTGCGCGGCGATGCCGACGATCCCGAGATCGAGGCGATCCTCCGGCAGTGCGCCGAATCCACTTCCGGGCGCATCGACGCGCCGCCCGGTTCGGGCCGCGCCAGCGGGCTTCCCTAG
- the purD gene encoding phosphoribosylamine--glycine ligase, with protein MKGLRILVVGSGGREHALAWRLAQDAEVSEIIVSPGNDGMGRSFRRLDIPDTDGAALAKTAEDEKIQLAVIGPDAALAAGVADAFDAKRIPVYGPTRSAAKLEWSKWFAKEVMTQVGVPTARASRFDRLDDARQALPSFGPPWVIKADGLAAGKGVLVSREREEVLDFLAGSLEGDRFGESGRTVVMEEYLEGDELSLTAVCDGRAYVLLAPARDYKRSREGDQGPNTGGMGAYAPAVERAIADQAGRRIIAPLLTVMSRRGMPFRGTLYAGLMITRDGPKVLEINARFGDPETQAVLPLVEGSFARLLMSAARGDLESQSIRPSDQHTVVVALVDEGYPEAVHGGGTLTGLDRAAEQHGVTVFHAGTRWENEEWVVRGGRAAYVVAKAATREEARDHAYAAIADVGRNGWRYRTDIAFDGVSAATSRPGTNS; from the coding sequence GTGAAGGGACTCCGCATTCTCGTTGTCGGATCGGGCGGTCGCGAGCACGCGCTCGCATGGCGCCTCGCGCAGGACGCGGAAGTGTCCGAGATCATCGTGTCACCGGGGAACGACGGCATGGGTCGCTCGTTCCGGCGCCTCGACATTCCGGACACCGACGGCGCCGCCTTGGCCAAGACGGCCGAGGACGAGAAGATCCAGCTCGCCGTCATCGGACCGGACGCGGCGCTGGCCGCGGGCGTGGCCGACGCCTTCGACGCCAAGCGCATCCCCGTCTACGGTCCCACGCGCAGCGCGGCCAAGCTCGAATGGAGCAAGTGGTTCGCGAAAGAGGTCATGACCCAGGTGGGCGTGCCCACGGCTCGCGCATCGCGCTTCGATCGACTCGACGATGCCCGGCAAGCGCTCCCCTCATTCGGCCCTCCGTGGGTGATCAAGGCCGACGGCCTCGCCGCGGGGAAGGGGGTCCTGGTGTCGCGGGAGCGCGAAGAAGTGCTGGACTTCCTGGCCGGCTCTCTCGAAGGCGATCGCTTCGGCGAGAGCGGCCGTACCGTGGTGATGGAGGAATATCTCGAAGGCGACGAGCTGTCGTTGACCGCGGTGTGCGACGGCCGCGCCTACGTGCTGCTCGCTCCGGCGCGTGACTACAAGCGCTCGCGCGAAGGCGACCAGGGCCCGAACACGGGTGGAATGGGCGCGTACGCGCCCGCGGTGGAGCGCGCGATCGCCGACCAGGCCGGGCGCCGCATCATCGCGCCGCTGCTCACGGTGATGTCGCGGCGCGGGATGCCGTTCCGCGGCACGCTCTACGCCGGTCTCATGATCACCCGTGACGGGCCCAAGGTGCTGGAGATCAACGCACGCTTCGGCGATCCGGAGACCCAGGCGGTGCTGCCGCTCGTCGAAGGCTCGTTCGCGCGGCTCTTGATGAGCGCGGCGCGCGGAGATCTCGAGTCGCAATCGATTCGTCCGAGCGACCAGCATACGGTGGTCGTGGCCCTGGTGGATGAAGGGTATCCCGAGGCCGTGCATGGAGGCGGAACGCTGACGGGGCTCGACCGCGCCGCCGAGCAGCACGGGGTCACGGTCTTTCACGCCGGCACGCGGTGGGAGAACGAGGAGTGGGTGGTGCGCGGCGGGCGCGCGGCTTATGTCGTCGCCAAGGCTGCGACCCGCGAGGAAGCGAGAGACCACGCGTACGCGGCCATCGCGGACGTGGGAAGGAACGGTTGGCGATATCGAACCGACATCGCCTTTGACGGCGTCTCGGCCGCCACATCGCGGCCGGGTACAAACTCGTGA
- a CDS encoding L-threonylcarbamoyladenylate synthase → MDLFKIDPDSPDEEALDAAAETVLRGGVIGFPTDTLYGLGCSLFDVRAVEMVARLKRRDLSLAVISLIPTPSQVYGLAADVPPVAERLIQRFWPGPLSMIFLAAAVVPPPVRGAGGTIALRCPKDRLCERLLSRIGGPVVASSANLTGQPPARTAEEVMRIFGNQLDLVLDGGPRDKRFPSTLVDVSATRPRLLRRGAVDVEAELGEFDDETKADAD, encoded by the coding sequence TTGGATCTCTTCAAGATCGATCCCGACTCGCCCGACGAGGAGGCGCTCGACGCCGCCGCCGAGACGGTGCTGCGCGGGGGCGTCATCGGGTTCCCGACCGACACCCTCTATGGCCTCGGGTGCTCGCTCTTCGATGTGCGGGCGGTCGAGATGGTGGCGCGTCTCAAGCGGCGTGATCTGTCCCTCGCGGTGATCTCGCTGATTCCGACGCCTTCGCAGGTCTATGGACTCGCGGCCGACGTGCCGCCGGTCGCCGAGCGGTTGATCCAGCGTTTCTGGCCGGGGCCGCTGTCGATGATCTTCCTGGCCGCCGCGGTGGTGCCGCCGCCGGTGCGCGGGGCCGGAGGCACCATCGCGCTGCGCTGCCCCAAGGATCGGCTGTGCGAGCGGCTGCTGTCGCGCATCGGCGGGCCAGTCGTGGCCAGCAGCGCCAACCTCACCGGCCAACCCCCCGCGCGGACCGCCGAGGAGGTGATGCGGATCTTCGGCAATCAATTGGATCTGGTGCTGGACGGCGGACCCCGGGACAAGCGGTTCCCTTCGACTCTGGTGGACGTGAGCGCAACGCGTCCGCGTCTGCTGCGGCGCGGCGCCGTCGACGTCGAAGCCGAGCTCGGCGAGTTCGACGACGAGACGAAGGCCGACGCCGATTGA
- a CDS encoding methyltransferase domain-containing protein — translation MPAVAGPSSHRIGGSFRDPAGYVFAREGRIFRAIDEATAGHLRALERAGVLSRLIESGAVVRTRFVDDPHLSAGLAAEHAPFAAFLEHDLIATLSFPYEWTVSMIADAGLATLDVQDQALAASASLKDATAFNVQFVRGRPVFIDLGSFERPARLDVWFALGQFNQMFVFPLLLCVHHGWDPRAYFLPRLSGRSVEDVARTLGRLERWGPRALFDVTLPLALNRAAQKQAQVDRSLLEKANPDARAQRLQIDRLRGKLRKLASSYKPAGAWSDYERTCTYTDAAEEAKKALVRRFIEARRPKRVLDLGCNTGDYSRIAAAAGAEVIAADGDHDAVEILYRRLRREPASITPMVVDITNPSPAIGFLNQERPSFLERLDTDCVLGLALLHHLLISGNLSLDAACELFAALTRDLLVLEFVPTDDPMFRRMLQFRRDLFSGIDLAACKRAFGQRFRLLEEHAIEGSPRTLLFYAKEAPI, via the coding sequence ATGCCCGCTGTCGCCGGTCCGTCGAGTCATCGGATCGGGGGCTCGTTCCGTGATCCCGCCGGTTACGTGTTCGCCCGCGAAGGACGGATCTTTCGCGCGATCGACGAGGCCACGGCCGGCCATCTCCGAGCCCTCGAACGAGCCGGTGTCCTTTCCCGGCTGATCGAGTCGGGCGCGGTCGTCCGCACCCGCTTCGTGGACGATCCGCACCTGAGCGCCGGCCTCGCGGCCGAGCACGCGCCGTTCGCCGCCTTTCTCGAGCACGACCTGATCGCCACGCTGAGCTTTCCCTACGAGTGGACGGTGTCGATGATCGCCGACGCCGGCCTCGCGACGCTCGACGTGCAGGATCAGGCGCTGGCGGCCAGCGCCTCCTTGAAGGATGCCACCGCCTTCAACGTCCAGTTCGTGCGCGGCCGTCCCGTCTTCATCGACCTCGGCTCCTTCGAGCGGCCCGCGCGCCTCGACGTGTGGTTCGCGCTCGGACAGTTCAACCAGATGTTCGTGTTTCCGCTGCTCCTGTGCGTTCACCATGGCTGGGATCCGCGCGCCTACTTCCTGCCGCGCCTCTCGGGACGCTCGGTGGAGGACGTCGCGCGCACCCTGGGACGCCTGGAGCGATGGGGACCGCGCGCCCTCTTCGACGTCACGCTGCCGCTCGCGCTCAACCGCGCGGCGCAAAAGCAGGCCCAGGTGGACCGCTCGCTGCTCGAGAAGGCCAACCCCGATGCCCGGGCGCAGCGCCTGCAGATCGACCGGCTGCGCGGCAAGCTGCGCAAGCTCGCCTCCTCCTACAAGCCCGCCGGCGCCTGGTCGGACTACGAGCGCACCTGCACGTATACCGACGCCGCCGAAGAGGCGAAAAAGGCGCTGGTGCGGCGCTTCATCGAGGCCCGGCGGCCGAAGCGCGTGCTCGACCTCGGATGCAACACCGGCGACTACAGCCGCATCGCCGCGGCGGCCGGCGCCGAGGTGATCGCGGCCGACGGCGACCATGACGCGGTCGAGATCCTCTACCGGCGGCTGCGCCGCGAGCCGGCCTCCATCACGCCGATGGTGGTCGACATCACGAACCCCAGTCCCGCGATCGGCTTCCTCAACCAGGAGCGGCCTTCTTTCCTGGAGCGCCTCGACACCGACTGCGTGCTCGGCCTGGCGCTGCTCCACCACCTGCTGATCTCTGGAAATCTGTCGCTGGACGCGGCCTGCGAGCTGTTCGCCGCGCTGACCCGCGATCTGCTGGTGCTCGAGTTCGTGCCCACCGACGACCCGATGTTCCGCCGCATGCTGCAGTTCCGGCGCGATCTCTTCTCGGGCATCGACCTGGCGGCCTGCAAGCGCGCCTTCGGCCAGCGCTTCCGCCTGCTCGAAGAACACGCCATCGAGGGCTCGCCCCGCACGCTGCTGTTCTATGCCAAGGAGGCCCCGATATGA